The Mucilaginibacter mallensis genome has a segment encoding these proteins:
- a CDS encoding glycosyltransferase — protein MLLFVFYRKSKEELPVVYESDYGIIVTAYEQTDSLPAVVTSILKLNYTNYLVYIVADKCDITGLDFNDERVILLRPEETLASNTRSHFYAIRNFKRPHARLTIIDSDNLVAPEYLHELDKYFDKGFLAVQGVRDAKNLNSTYARLDAARDIYYHFYDGKILFGIGSSATLAGSGMAFTTQLYRDSLENTDITGAGFDKVLQSIIVGNDLRIAFADKAIVYDEKTTHADQLVKQRSRWINTWFKYFKFGFTLVFKGITNFSCNQFLFGLILLRPPLFIFLILSVVFMLINFFVSTTAVFIWLLGLILFVTGFYISLAKSDTDKRIYQSLINIPKFIFYQVLSLLKVRNANKHSVATTHYYNSETAENDKIKSDES, from the coding sequence ATGCTGCTTTTTGTTTTCTATCGAAAATCAAAAGAGGAGTTGCCTGTTGTATATGAGAGCGACTACGGTATAATAGTAACTGCTTATGAGCAAACGGATTCATTGCCGGCTGTGGTAACATCCATATTAAAGCTTAATTATACCAATTACCTGGTTTACATAGTTGCTGATAAATGCGATATAACAGGCTTGGATTTTAACGATGAACGTGTGATTTTGCTTCGCCCTGAAGAAACCCTGGCCAGTAATACACGCTCGCATTTTTATGCTATCCGCAATTTTAAACGCCCGCATGCACGCTTAACCATTATTGATAGCGACAACCTGGTTGCACCTGAATACCTGCATGAGCTGGATAAATATTTTGATAAGGGGTTTTTAGCAGTTCAGGGTGTAAGGGATGCCAAAAATCTGAATTCAACGTATGCCCGCCTTGATGCCGCGCGTGATATCTACTATCATTTTTATGATGGGAAAATATTATTCGGAATAGGCTCATCTGCTACGCTTGCGGGCTCGGGCATGGCATTTACTACACAGTTATATCGTGATAGCCTGGAGAATACTGATATAACCGGTGCAGGATTTGATAAGGTGTTACAATCCATAATTGTTGGTAATGATCTGCGGATTGCATTTGCTGATAAAGCTATCGTATACGACGAAAAAACTACCCATGCCGATCAGTTGGTTAAACAGCGTTCACGGTGGATAAATACCTGGTTTAAGTACTTTAAGTTTGGTTTTACATTGGTATTTAAAGGCATTACAAATTTTAGCTGTAACCAGTTTCTTTTTGGCTTGATACTGCTAAGGCCACCTTTGTTTATCTTTTTAATACTATCAGTTGTATTTATGCTGATAAACTTTTTTGTAAGTACAACTGCTGTATTTATCTGGCTTTTAGGCTTAATATTATTTGTAACAGGTTTTTATATATCACTTGCCAAGTCAGATACCGACAAGCGCATCTACCAGTCATTAATTAATATTCCGAAGTTTATTTTTTACCAGGTATTATCATTATTAAAAGTTCGTAACGCCAATAAACATTCTGTGGCTACAACGCATTATTATAATAGTGAAACTGCCGAAAATGATAAAATAAAAAGCGATGAGAGTTGA
- a CDS encoding O-antigen ligase family protein, with translation MNNIFHYKIGRPSVSKENKGFLQTLKRLVFIEKLYNTTGIALLAIVGIIMAVGIAFYGVSFGIMLILLITIPPVVYCIVVYPKFGIITLLVMAYLLFVIAQLGIDGPIGTLMDALQVLLVLGVLINVKKDNNDWSIFKSPITTVIFIWLGYNLLEFGNPAASSRLAWIYTIRSVAIVALSYFVFMYNIRSVKYIRVLFILLGVLSFIGAAYGFKQEYIGFNQHEQDYLNSPDIASLLFIDGHWRKFSIFSDPVAFAYNMVMPSIFIICMLTMHIKLWQKIALGVLALFFLDAMLFSGTRGANVLIPGALFLFAILKYNRKILIGTGIAALFILFLINVPTSNPNLRRFQTAFKPNNDDSYNLRKMNQKRIQPYILTHPLGGGLGATGEWGKRFAPGSYLASFPPDSGYIRVAVEQGWIGLILFCTFMFVILKTGINNYYLIENEELKTYCLAMTLIIFAYNLANFPQEALVQFPSNILFYLEAALINITLRLDISLKEKAAKALQLQQTI, from the coding sequence ATGAATAACATTTTTCATTATAAAATAGGGCGTCCTTCAGTAAGCAAGGAGAATAAGGGTTTTTTACAAACGCTTAAAAGGCTCGTTTTTATTGAAAAATTGTACAATACTACGGGGATTGCCCTGTTGGCGATTGTTGGTATAATAATGGCGGTTGGTATAGCTTTTTATGGTGTCTCGTTTGGCATAATGCTCATATTATTGATTACCATACCGCCTGTAGTATATTGTATAGTAGTTTATCCAAAATTTGGGATAATAACGCTGTTGGTAATGGCCTATCTGCTATTTGTAATAGCACAATTAGGTATTGATGGCCCAATTGGTACATTAATGGATGCTTTACAGGTACTATTGGTATTAGGAGTACTCATCAATGTAAAGAAAGATAATAACGACTGGTCAATCTTCAAAAGCCCTATAACCACGGTAATATTTATATGGCTTGGCTATAACCTGCTTGAATTTGGCAACCCGGCAGCATCGTCAAGATTAGCCTGGATTTATACCATCCGCTCGGTAGCAATAGTAGCGTTGAGTTATTTTGTTTTTATGTATAATATCCGATCTGTTAAGTACATCAGGGTGTTATTTATATTGTTGGGAGTGCTTAGCTTTATTGGTGCTGCCTATGGTTTTAAGCAGGAATATATTGGCTTTAATCAGCACGAACAGGATTATCTTAATTCACCAGACATAGCCTCATTGCTATTTATTGACGGGCACTGGCGTAAGTTCTCTATATTTTCAGATCCTGTTGCTTTTGCGTATAATATGGTTATGCCCAGCATATTTATTATATGCATGTTAACTATGCACATAAAATTGTGGCAAAAAATAGCCTTAGGCGTATTGGCCCTGTTTTTTTTGGATGCGATGCTTTTCTCAGGTACCCGTGGCGCCAATGTTTTAATACCGGGAGCATTGTTTCTTTTCGCGATATTAAAGTATAACCGGAAAATATTGATTGGCACAGGTATAGCAGCGCTGTTTATCTTGTTTTTGATTAACGTGCCTACATCAAACCCCAATTTAAGGCGTTTTCAAACAGCGTTTAAGCCTAATAACGATGATTCATATAACTTACGGAAGATGAATCAGAAGCGGATACAGCCCTATATACTTACGCACCCATTAGGGGGCGGATTAGGCGCAACAGGGGAGTGGGGCAAGCGTTTTGCCCCCGGTTCATACCTGGCCAGCTTTCCGCCCGATAGCGGGTATATAAGGGTGGCCGTTGAGCAAGGCTGGATTGGACTGATACTCTTTTGTACATTCATGTTCGTGATATTAAAAACGGGTATAAATAATTATTACCTGATTGAAAATGAAGAGCTGAAAACCTATTGCCTGGCCATGACGCTGATCATATTTGCATATAATTTGGCTAACTTTCCACAGGAGGCGCTGGTACAGTTTCCATCTAATATCTTATTTTACCTGGAAGCGGCATTGATCAACATAACTCTAAGGTTGGATATTTCGTTAAAAGAAAAAGCTGCTAAAGCTTTACAGCTTCAACAAACCATATAA
- a CDS encoding glycosyltransferase, whose translation MGITDTIKNQDIIIVGQQPWDVEIGSNCKNIALELSKYNRVLYVNSPLDRVTVLKHKSETGVQKRIDIIKKRAEGLIQIQPNLWTYYPDKMIESINWIKVQFIYTSLNKINNKRFANSIKKAVNKLDFKGFILFNDDDIFRCFYLKELLKPQISIYYSRDFLLTVDYWKLHGTKMEPQLITKSNLCVANSVYLANYCKQYNPQSYYIGQGCDIDDFANFKGDVPDELAQIKKPVIGYVGALQSIRLDIELLKYIALQKPEYNIVLVGPEDNEFKASDLHGIKNIHFLGAKPADTMPAYIKGFDVCLNPQIVNQVTIGNYPRKIDEYLAMGKPVVATLTEGMSVFKDHTYLCDSHDDYLMNIEKALNDNSAEVQNNRLSFAAAHTWENSVKELYKAIKSAGYNLHGN comes from the coding sequence ATGGGCATAACCGATACCATAAAAAATCAGGATATTATTATTGTTGGGCAGCAACCCTGGGATGTTGAAATTGGCAGCAATTGTAAAAATATTGCCCTTGAGCTGAGTAAATACAATCGTGTATTGTATGTTAATTCACCGTTGGACAGGGTTACAGTCTTAAAACATAAATCGGAAACGGGTGTACAGAAAAGAATAGATATAATAAAGAAAAGAGCAGAAGGCCTTATCCAGATTCAGCCTAATCTTTGGACATATTACCCCGACAAAATGATTGAATCGATCAATTGGATAAAGGTTCAGTTTATTTATACCTCCCTAAATAAAATTAATAACAAGCGTTTTGCCAACTCCATTAAAAAAGCTGTAAATAAGCTTGATTTTAAGGGTTTTATATTGTTTAACGATGACGATATATTCAGGTGTTTTTATTTGAAGGAATTGCTTAAGCCCCAAATAAGCATATACTATTCAAGAGACTTTTTGCTGACAGTTGATTACTGGAAATTACATGGTACCAAGATGGAGCCGCAGCTGATTACCAAAAGCAATCTGTGTGTAGCCAACTCCGTATATCTTGCGAATTACTGTAAGCAATACAACCCTCAATCATACTATATAGGGCAGGGCTGTGATATTGATGATTTCGCCAATTTTAAAGGTGATGTTCCTGATGAACTGGCTCAAATAAAGAAACCGGTGATAGGTTATGTTGGTGCTTTACAAAGTATACGATTAGATATCGAACTGTTAAAATATATTGCTCTGCAAAAACCTGAGTATAATATTGTTTTGGTAGGGCCCGAAGACAATGAGTTTAAGGCCAGTGATCTGCACGGGATTAAAAATATACATTTCCTGGGGGCTAAACCTGCCGATACCATGCCTGCCTATATTAAAGGCTTTGATGTTTGCTTAAACCCGCAAATTGTTAACCAGGTTACCATTGGTAATTACCCCCGTAAAATTGATGAGTACCTGGCAATGGGGAAACCGGTGGTTGCAACCTTAACTGAGGGGATGAGCGTTTTTAAAGATCATACCTATCTGTGTGATAGTCACGACGATTATTTAATGAATATAGAAAAAGCACTGAATGATAATTCTGCTGAAGTGCAAAATAATCGCCTCAGCTTCGCAGCAGCACACACATGGGAAAATAGTGTTAAGGAATTGTATAAGGCCATCAAATCAGCAGGTTATAACTTACATGGCAATTAA
- a CDS encoding glycosyltransferase, which translates to MAIKKTPVIIFSNMRYDSPIEATSLFIARNLAEDRLVYYIGYPYTVKDYINNKNSDTFLKLRKSFFNVDDALLDTDIPNLKKLVLPLVASINFIPEGKIFRWVLKFNERLIVKRIQEVLKKNGIQDFIFLNSFNFYYPGVGNGLKPAIKVYQCIDPMITPYDMRHGLVSELQLVKESDMVICTSKALYNEKLKINPNTFFVPNAADLSHSSKALDKDTDVHSLLKKIPKPIIGYFGSIERRLDYDIIKDVVKENPDKSFVFAGPFINEHIPAWFFNTPNIYLLGQVPYDDMPSMLKGFDIAIIPFKKDDVSATIFPLKLFEYLGAGKPVIITNFNPDLKEYTHGMVEVCADAASFNNSINSILENDTSEEQARRVTIAMENTWEIRSKEIADLIEKGIATKSINN; encoded by the coding sequence ATGGCAATTAAAAAAACTCCGGTTATTATTTTCAGTAATATGCGCTATGATAGCCCTATCGAAGCTACATCCTTATTTATTGCCCGTAATTTAGCCGAAGACAGATTGGTTTATTATATTGGTTATCCTTATACCGTAAAAGACTATATCAACAATAAAAACAGCGATACATTTTTAAAACTAAGAAAGAGTTTTTTTAATGTTGATGATGCATTGCTTGATACCGATATTCCTAATTTGAAAAAGCTTGTTTTGCCGCTGGTAGCCTCAATAAATTTTATACCCGAAGGGAAAATATTCAGATGGGTATTGAAATTCAATGAACGGCTTATTGTAAAACGTATACAAGAGGTACTTAAGAAAAACGGCATACAAGACTTTATATTCTTAAATTCATTTAACTTTTATTATCCTGGTGTTGGTAACGGGTTGAAACCTGCAATAAAGGTATATCAGTGTATTGACCCGATGATAACGCCTTATGATATGCGGCATGGCCTTGTATCCGAATTGCAGCTGGTTAAGGAAAGTGATATGGTTATTTGCACAAGTAAGGCATTATATAATGAGAAATTAAAAATAAATCCAAATACCTTTTTTGTACCGAACGCGGCTGATCTGTCGCATAGCTCAAAAGCATTGGATAAGGATACGGATGTGCATTCCTTACTAAAAAAGATACCTAAACCTATTATTGGCTACTTTGGCAGTATTGAGCGCCGCTTAGATTATGATATTATAAAAGATGTTGTTAAGGAAAATCCCGATAAAAGCTTTGTATTTGCCGGTCCTTTTATTAATGAACACATTCCTGCATGGTTTTTCAATACACCAAATATCTATTTACTAGGCCAAGTCCCTTATGATGATATGCCAAGTATGCTTAAAGGGTTTGACATAGCTATTATCCCTTTTAAAAAAGATGATGTAAGCGCAACTATTTTTCCTTTAAAACTATTTGAATACCTGGGTGCGGGTAAACCTGTGATTATTACTAATTTTAATCCTGATCTAAAAGAATATACTCACGGAATGGTAGAGGTTTGCGCTGATGCTGCAAGCTTTAACAATTCAATAAATAGTATTCTTGAAAATGATACTTCAGAAGAACAGGCTAGACGCGTAACAATTGCCATGGAAAACACTTGGGAAATACGCTCAAAAGAAATAGCTGATCTGATTGAAAAAGGCATTGCGACTAAAAGTATTAATAATTAG
- a CDS encoding glycosyltransferase family 2 protein: MKQFNTITLLITHYNRSQSLERLLKTFNDQQIAFGDIVVSDDGSKPEHQDYLKQIQNIYNFRLITTPKNKGLGNNINKGQDAVTTPYTLYVQEDFDPFPGYSEHLEDALSIMDERPDVDIARFYAYFKYPYLKPYRNGFSEMIFNVLYPGYRKFHCYSDHPHLRRSTFFNKFGRYAEGIKGDRTEFLMAISFLKNKGKAMFYEDYKGLFDQINSSDEPSTMKRSDLRQSSNFVISFVRAIYRNLKHNYDYMSAKKIDNKD, encoded by the coding sequence ATGAAGCAGTTTAATACCATAACTTTATTAATTACTCATTATAACAGGAGTCAATCACTTGAAAGGCTTTTGAAAACATTTAATGATCAGCAAATTGCATTTGGTGATATTGTAGTATCTGATGATGGCAGCAAGCCTGAGCATCAGGATTACCTGAAACAAATACAAAACATCTATAATTTCCGCTTGATTACCACGCCCAAAAACAAAGGGCTTGGCAATAATATTAATAAGGGTCAGGATGCCGTAACTACACCATATACCTTATACGTACAGGAGGATTTCGACCCGTTCCCTGGTTATAGCGAACATTTAGAAGATGCTTTAAGCATTATGGATGAACGGCCTGATGTTGATATAGCTCGTTTTTACGCTTATTTTAAGTATCCGTACCTAAAGCCTTATCGCAATGGCTTTTCGGAGATGATATTTAATGTATTATATCCCGGCTATCGTAAGTTTCATTGTTATAGCGACCACCCCCATTTAAGGCGCAGCACTTTCTTTAATAAGTTTGGCCGGTATGCCGAAGGCATAAAAGGCGACCGTACAGAATTTTTAATGGCGATATCTTTCCTGAAAAATAAAGGGAAAGCTATGTTTTATGAAGATTACAAAGGATTATTTGATCAGATAAACTCCTCAGATGAGCCAAGTACCATGAAACGCAGTGATCTGAGGCAAAGCTCGAATTTTGTCATCTCGTTTGTGAGGGCTATCTATCGTAACCTGAAACACAATTACGATTATATGTCGGCTAAAAAGATTGATAATAAGGACTAA
- a CDS encoding glycosyltransferase family 2 protein, whose translation MNANESHFPEITLLITHYNRSSSLERLLQTFINQHITFGDIVVSDDGSKPEHLDKLTALSSKFNYRLITTPKNKGLGNNINKGQDAVNTPYTLYIQEDFEPKEAFLEHFKDALDLMNEDAGLDIVRFYAYFQYPYLKSYAKGYGEMMFSPSFFANNHLKFYVYSDHPHLKRSNFLQKFGRYPEGIKGDLTEYRMALSFVQNKGRGLFYENFNDLFYQKNSADEPSTMGRSSWRESKNPAALAARTVYLQFKLMRWTYDYFFRHYNK comes from the coding sequence ATGAACGCAAATGAAAGTCATTTCCCTGAAATTACTTTATTAATAACCCACTACAATCGCAGTAGTTCGCTGGAAAGATTACTGCAAACATTTATTAATCAACACATAACGTTTGGCGACATAGTAGTTTCTGATGATGGCAGTAAACCAGAACATCTCGACAAGCTTACAGCCCTGAGTAGTAAATTTAATTATAGGTTGATAACCACGCCAAAAAATAAAGGCTTGGGCAACAATATCAATAAGGGTCAGGACGCGGTTAATACACCCTATACTTTATATATCCAGGAGGATTTTGAGCCTAAGGAAGCTTTTCTTGAACATTTTAAAGATGCACTTGACCTGATGAATGAAGATGCCGGCCTGGATATTGTGCGTTTTTACGCCTATTTCCAGTACCCTTATTTAAAATCTTATGCCAAAGGATATGGCGAAATGATGTTTAGTCCCAGCTTTTTCGCCAATAATCACCTCAAGTTTTATGTTTATAGTGATCACCCGCATTTAAAACGCAGTAATTTCTTACAAAAATTCGGGCGTTATCCCGAGGGAATTAAAGGTGATCTGACCGAATACCGCATGGCGCTTTCGTTCGTTCAAAATAAAGGCCGGGGATTGTTCTATGAAAACTTTAATGATCTGTTCTACCAAAAAAATTCAGCAGATGAACCAAGTACTATGGGTCGCAGCAGCTGGCGCGAAAGTAAAAATCCTGCGGCTTTAGCCGCACGGACTGTTTACCTGCAATTTAAATTGATGAGATGGACTTACGATTATTTTTTCAGGCACTATAATAAGTAA
- a CDS encoding oligosaccharide flippase family protein, with translation MPSKVAAVIKNKFFLSLSGNVIMSGLGMLTMAIIYRSLPMSEAGIWVYFSATVVFIDTFRSGLLTTAFIKFYAGSSPERAAEIAGSAWFIGMCITGILVVINIPFLFFINQIHDQDYVLLLRWFSPCFICMLPWFITTCVIQGEQRFDRLLYVRLVNQGGFTVYMVLLLIFKRMNLEWVIMTYVFSHFVTSIFALSTGWSRINTFSKRTKKGIKDLFDFGKFSVGTTLSANMFGFSDTQIIKMLLGNSALAIYNLGQTLMQAVEIILRSFAATAMPSLSKAFNLGDKDSVIYVMKKYVGMLTLLLIPIAVLGWLLANIPIYIIAGHTPSSTIAANVFRLFLTFALLYPADRFFALTLDVIHKPKVNFYKVLVMLATNITFDILGVKIFGNIYGIAITTVMPILVGVIIGYWALNKWHKFSFWHVYTVGWNESKTVLTAVRQKFRPKRAAEEV, from the coding sequence ATGCCATCAAAAGTAGCTGCTGTTATTAAAAATAAATTCTTCCTATCACTATCCGGTAATGTCATCATGTCGGGTCTCGGCATGCTAACAATGGCAATTATTTACCGTTCATTACCTATGAGCGAGGCTGGGATATGGGTTTATTTTAGTGCCACAGTAGTATTTATTGATACTTTTCGTTCCGGCTTATTAACAACAGCCTTTATTAAGTTTTACGCGGGTTCAAGCCCTGAACGTGCTGCTGAAATTGCCGGCTCGGCATGGTTTATTGGTATGTGTATTACTGGTATACTTGTGGTAATAAACATTCCTTTTCTATTTTTTATAAATCAAATACACGATCAGGATTATGTTTTGCTATTGCGGTGGTTCTCCCCATGCTTTATATGTATGCTACCATGGTTTATAACTACCTGTGTTATACAGGGTGAGCAACGGTTCGACAGGTTATTATATGTTCGCCTGGTAAATCAGGGAGGTTTTACTGTATACATGGTATTGCTGTTGATCTTCAAAAGAATGAACCTTGAATGGGTAATAATGACTTATGTATTTTCACATTTTGTCACCAGTATATTTGCACTCAGCACTGGCTGGTCGCGGATAAACACATTTAGTAAACGCACAAAAAAAGGAATAAAAGATCTGTTTGATTTTGGCAAATTTAGCGTTGGTACTACCTTGAGCGCTAATATGTTTGGTTTTTCAGATACCCAGATCATAAAAATGCTGTTGGGTAATAGCGCATTGGCTATATACAACTTGGGCCAAACATTGATGCAGGCGGTTGAAATTATATTGCGCAGTTTTGCGGCTACCGCTATGCCTTCGTTATCAAAAGCATTTAACCTGGGCGATAAGGATAGTGTGATATATGTGATGAAAAAATACGTTGGTATGCTTACACTGTTGCTGATACCAATTGCGGTATTAGGTTGGCTGCTGGCAAATATTCCTATTTATATTATAGCGGGACATACGCCATCAAGTACTATAGCAGCAAATGTGTTCAGGCTATTTCTGACATTTGCGTTGTTATACCCGGCCGACAGGTTTTTTGCACTTACATTGGATGTGATACATAAACCTAAAGTCAACTTTTATAAAGTGCTGGTAATGCTGGCTACTAATATCACCTTTGATATATTGGGTGTCAAGATATTCGGCAATATTTACGGTATTGCCATCACTACTGTAATGCCTATACTGGTAGGTGTAATAATAGGTTACTGGGCACTTAACAAGTGGCATAAATTCTCTTTCTGGCATGTATATACTGTTGGTTGGAACGAAAGCAAAACCGTACTAACAGCAGTACGGCAAAAGTTCAGGCCTAAAAGAGCCGCAGAGGAAGTGTAG
- a CDS encoding STAS domain-containing protein yields MIKLIKDETNHLLIEITVSEANLENADAFKSQVIQLLDAHAKSLVIDFNKVEYIDSSFLGALVAVLKHAIAMKKEVILIGLKKDVHELLLLIRLDKVFKIYSNYKEALTHL; encoded by the coding sequence ATGATCAAATTAATTAAAGATGAAACTAATCATCTGTTAATAGAAATAACCGTTTCTGAAGCAAACCTTGAAAATGCTGATGCGTTTAAATCACAGGTTATACAATTGCTGGATGCCCATGCCAAAAGCTTGGTAATTGATTTTAATAAGGTTGAATACATTGATAGTTCATTTCTTGGCGCATTAGTTGCTGTTTTAAAACATGCTATAGCCATGAAGAAAGAGGTTATATTAATCGGCCTTAAAAAAGATGTACATGAGCTGTTATTATTGATCCGTTTGGATAAGGTTTTTAAAATTTATAGCAATTACAAAGAAGCATTAACACATTTATAA
- a CDS encoding fused response regulator/phosphatase gives MKKILLVDDNQLFLKMLSKAFKKSGIECITAESGFDALEILKTITPDAILSDYEMPNMNGIEFREQLMDDNALNNIPFVFLTYITDKELMVKGLNLEAVDYVTKDTPVNVIVSKLNNLIYTVHKQQELSKQELKKAAEALNVRSIPNKTPVVDGFEINFWHQPYQDIPGGDFIDFIQVDNRYTFIVLGDIMGKKWMAWFFTFSFLSYVRAAIRFGILNHDYSVASILQKVNDVICYDDVLKDILSSLSLLMIDNDTQQISYSGAGDLPLLHYEAETGQLKKVCADGILLGMLANSVYTEQHISLANNDQLFIFTDGMIDFSTDKGKKSDYDGFMNNLKPFLNKSNNFKELETDLFESAPATRVDDCSIINIYRTA, from the coding sequence TTGAAAAAAATATTGTTGGTTGATGATAATCAATTGTTTCTAAAAATGTTATCAAAGGCATTTAAAAAATCCGGCATTGAATGTATTACAGCCGAATCGGGCTTTGACGCGCTTGAAATATTGAAAACCATTACCCCTGATGCCATATTATCAGACTATGAAATGCCAAATATGAATGGCATTGAATTCAGGGAGCAATTGATGGATGATAATGCATTAAATAATATCCCCTTTGTTTTTCTAACCTATATTACTGATAAGGAATTAATGGTGAAAGGCCTTAACCTTGAAGCCGTTGATTATGTAACAAAGGATACTCCTGTTAATGTTATCGTTTCAAAGCTCAACAACCTGATATATACCGTACACAAACAACAGGAGCTATCAAAACAGGAGCTTAAAAAAGCGGCTGAGGCACTGAATGTAAGATCAATACCTAACAAAACACCTGTGGTTGATGGATTTGAAATCAACTTCTGGCATCAGCCCTATCAGGACATTCCCGGTGGGGATTTCATTGATTTTATACAGGTTGATAATCGCTATACATTTATTGTTTTGGGTGATATTATGGGCAAAAAGTGGATGGCCTGGTTTTTTACCTTTAGTTTTTTAAGCTATGTAAGAGCAGCAATACGTTTCGGCATACTTAACCATGATTATTCCGTTGCCAGCATACTACAAAAGGTTAACGATGTGATATGTTATGATGATGTGTTAAAGGATATTCTTTCAAGCTTGTCGTTATTAATGATAGATAATGACACCCAACAAATAAGCTACTCAGGCGCGGGCGATCTGCCCCTATTGCATTATGAAGCAGAAACAGGGCAGCTTAAAAAAGTTTGTGCCGACGGTATATTACTTGGTATGCTTGCCAATAGTGTTTATACTGAGCAGCATATTAGCTTAGCCAATAACGACCAGCTATTCATCTTCACAGATGGAATGATCGATTTTTCGACTGATAAAGGTAAAAAGAGCGATTACGATGGTTTTATGAATAATCTTAAGCCATTCTTAAACAAAAGCAATAATTTTAAAGAGTTAGAGACAGATCTGTTTGAATCCGCACCGGCCACACGGGTTGATGACTGTAGTATTATAAATATTTATAGAACCGCTTAA
- a CDS encoding glycosyltransferase family 2 protein translates to MNTVSIITVNYNQPLITEQLLSSISLTNTYPNIEIIVVDNGSKVNDVPKWQSKYPTFKFIRSDVNLGFAGGNNLGVKEATGEYLFFVNNDTEFTEGLVGRLVSILDIHPEVGMVSPKIRYFDQPDTLQYAGFTSMNYYTCRNYCVGQFEIDKGQYDNSTGLTAYAHGAAMMARKEAINKAGLMAENFFLYYEEMDWCDHIKKEGYQIWVETKALIFHKESVSVGRASALKEYFMNRNRILFIRRNAPIQARLFFYIYFICLVVPRNIIAYKKKGYHGFTKQLFNAIWWNITQGVNSTKLGYPIK, encoded by the coding sequence ATGAACACTGTTTCCATTATTACGGTAAACTATAATCAGCCGCTTATTACTGAACAACTGTTATCGTCAATAAGTTTAACAAACACGTATCCTAATATAGAGATAATTGTAGTTGATAATGGGAGTAAAGTTAATGATGTACCGAAGTGGCAGTCTAAATATCCCACATTCAAATTTATACGTTCGGATGTTAACCTTGGTTTTGCCGGTGGGAACAATTTAGGGGTGAAAGAAGCCACTGGCGAGTATCTTTTTTTTGTAAATAACGATACCGAATTTACCGAAGGCCTGGTAGGAAGGTTAGTCAGCATACTGGATATACATCCGGAAGTTGGTATGGTGTCACCAAAGATTCGCTATTTTGATCAGCCTGATACACTGCAATATGCAGGTTTTACCTCAATGAATTATTATACCTGCCGTAATTATTGTGTGGGGCAGTTTGAGATAGATAAAGGCCAGTATGACAATAGCACAGGCCTCACGGCATACGCACATGGTGCAGCAATGATGGCAAGAAAAGAGGCGATTAATAAAGCTGGCTTAATGGCCGAAAATTTTTTCCTGTACTATGAAGAAATGGATTGGTGCGATCATATTAAGAAGGAAGGTTACCAGATATGGGTGGAAACCAAAGCATTGATCTTTCATAAAGAATCCGTATCGGTAGGCAGGGCCAGTGCCTTAAAGGAATATTTTATGAACAGGAACAGGATTCTGTTCATTCGACGTAATGCGCCCATACAGGCGCGCTTATTTTTTTATATTTACTTTATATGCCTGGTAGTGCCGCGTAACATAATAGCCTACAAAAAGAAAGGATATCACGGCTTTACAAAACAGTTGTTTAATGCCATATGGTGGAATATTACACAAGGCGTTAACAGTACAAAATTGGGATATCCCATTAAATAA